One region of Epilithonimonas zeae genomic DNA includes:
- a CDS encoding methionine aminotransferase has product MAFKLPNSKLPDVKTTIFTEMSLLAQQENAVNLSQGFPDYQPDENLIRYLGDFAKQGHNQYAPLFGIKELREEISRKFSIQYQVDYHPDSEINVTAGATQGIFTVISSFVEKGDEVIIFEPAYDCYEPAIILNDGIVKSVKMLYPDYEINWNEVKNLVSEKTKMIIINNPNNPSGKTLKQKDIDQLISIVKNTDIIILSDEVYESITFDEKPHLTLARYPELKERTFVVGSFGKLLHITGWKIGYVCAPSELMNEFRKVHQFNVFCVNTPAQFAISKYLQNIDDFKSISTFFQAKRDYLKNALKETPFQLLDCEGTYFLSANFGAISDKQDKDFCYWLTKEHKVATIPFSAFYKDKTDEKVIRFCFAKEQKTLDKAIEQLLKIK; this is encoded by the coding sequence ATGGCTTTCAAATTACCAAACTCCAAACTTCCTGATGTGAAAACGACAATTTTCACAGAGATGAGCTTATTAGCACAACAGGAAAATGCAGTCAATCTTTCACAGGGATTTCCGGATTATCAGCCTGATGAAAACCTCATCCGATATCTCGGAGACTTTGCAAAGCAAGGTCATAACCAATATGCACCTTTGTTTGGAATCAAGGAACTGCGGGAAGAGATTTCCAGGAAATTCAGTATTCAATATCAGGTTGATTATCATCCTGATTCTGAGATTAATGTAACTGCTGGAGCGACACAAGGGATTTTTACCGTCATTTCTTCATTCGTGGAAAAAGGCGATGAAGTCATTATTTTTGAACCGGCTTACGATTGTTACGAGCCTGCAATTATCCTGAATGATGGAATTGTAAAAAGTGTCAAAATGCTTTATCCAGATTATGAAATCAACTGGAATGAAGTTAAAAATCTGGTTTCCGAAAAAACCAAGATGATTATCATCAACAATCCAAATAATCCTTCCGGGAAAACCCTAAAACAGAAAGATATTGATCAATTAATTTCGATTGTAAAAAATACAGATATCATTATTTTAAGTGATGAAGTTTATGAAAGTATCACCTTCGACGAAAAACCTCATCTGACATTAGCCAGATATCCTGAACTGAAAGAAAGAACATTCGTAGTTGGCTCTTTTGGAAAATTATTGCACATCACAGGCTGGAAAATCGGTTATGTTTGTGCGCCTTCGGAATTGATGAATGAGTTTAGGAAAGTTCACCAGTTTAATGTGTTTTGTGTGAATACACCGGCACAATTTGCAATTTCTAAATATTTACAGAATATTGATGATTTCAAATCCATCTCAACATTTTTCCAAGCCAAAAGAGATTATCTTAAAAATGCTTTGAAAGAAACACCTTTCCAATTATTGGATTGTGAAGGAACTTATTTTTTGTCTGCTAATTTTGGCGCAATTTCTGATAAGCAAGACAAGGATTTTTGCTACTGGTTAACTAAAGAACACAAAGTCGCAACCATCCCGTTTTCTGCATTT